One segment of Xanthomonas oryzae pv. oryzae DNA contains the following:
- a CDS encoding IS30-like element IS1112 family transposase, producing MSSSRLDLSERYRLHALYETGMSMRAIADVLARAPSTISRELRRNRHAAKYRPDHAQRISEHRRAQASRRPRIDAERIRQIEVLLREDVSPEQIAGRTGLASHEWIYRHIDADQKRGGQLFMHLRKRRRKRRRRGVRDGRGQLTHRRSWTQRPSVVEQRSRIGDWELDTIRASHGKGVVVSMTERRSRLHLLAYSPDGTAENVRNAIVQRLGGLRHAVHTLTADNGKEFADHRLIAACLQSDFYFADPYCPWQRGSNENANGLTRQYLPRQTDFSTITDAHLRWIEQRLYNRPRKILGFKTPLEVFSEEVLKSVANQS from the coding sequence ATGTCATCCAGCCGCCTGGACCTGTCAGAACGATACCGCCTACATGCGTTATATGAAACCGGGATGTCGATGCGCGCCATCGCCGATGTATTGGCGCGTGCGCCCAGCACGATCAGTCGTGAGCTGCGCCGCAACCGGCACGCGGCGAAGTATCGGCCCGATCACGCGCAGCGCATCAGCGAGCATCGGCGCGCACAGGCCAGCCGGCGACCACGCATCGACGCTGAGCGTATCCGTCAGATCGAGGTCCTGCTGAGGGAGGACGTCAGTCCCGAACAGATCGCCGGTCGCACCGGCTTGGCCAGTCACGAATGGATCTATCGGCACATCGACGCCGATCAGAAGCGCGGTGGTCAGTTATTCATGCATCTACGCAAACGCCGCCGCAAGCGCCGTCGGCGTGGCGTGCGCGATGGCCGCGGGCAGCTGACGCATCGGCGCAGCTGGACACAGCGCCCCAGTGTGGTTGAGCAGCGAAGCCGTATCGGCGACTGGGAGCTGGATACCATCAGGGCCTCGCACGGAAAGGGCGTGGTGGTCAGCATGACCGAACGCCGCAGTCGCCTGCATCTGCTGGCTTACTCGCCCGACGGCACCGCCGAGAACGTGCGCAACGCCATTGTCCAGCGACTGGGCGGCCTGCGCCATGCAGTTCACACCCTCACCGCCGACAACGGCAAGGAGTTCGCCGATCATCGGCTCATTGCCGCCTGCCTGCAGAGCGATTTCTATTTCGCAGATCCGTACTGCCCATGGCAGCGCGGCAGCAACGAGAATGCCAACGGATTGACACGCCAATACTTGCCACGACAGACCGATTTCAGCACCATCACCGATGCGCACCTGCGATGGATCGAGCAGCGGCTCTACAATCGTCCACGCAAGATACTTGGATTCAAAACGCCCCTCGAAGTCTTCTCCGAGGAGGTCCTCAAAAGCGTTGCGAATCAGAGTTGA
- a CDS encoding DMT family transporter, protein MVTPAQVSRRAALWMLTSTFAFGLMAITIRLASSTIATTEIAFFRNAFGLLALLPLIVRPGKLLPRTRQLPHYLARTLIGLASMLCGFWAMRHLPLSQAISLSYATPLFVTVLAVIWLHEQVRLRRWLAVAAGFIGVLVILRPGSSTFTPGLLIALLAAVISAVVAIQIKQLSRSDDSDTVVFYTYVFWVPMSLIPALFQWTWPQGIDWLWLVATGIFGTAGQLFWTRALKLGEVSSLQPISFMQLPLVALLAWWLFGEAIKRHTVIGAAIIIGANVYIAHRETVLARRAATHAPVEGAKPGE, encoded by the coding sequence TTGGTGACGCCAGCGCAGGTCTCGCGACGTGCCGCGCTGTGGATGCTCACCAGTACTTTTGCCTTCGGCTTGATGGCGATCACCATTCGGCTTGCATCGAGCACGATTGCCACGACCGAGATCGCGTTTTTCCGCAATGCCTTCGGGTTGTTGGCATTGCTGCCGTTGATCGTGCGGCCAGGCAAGCTGCTGCCGCGCACGCGGCAATTGCCGCACTATCTGGCGCGCACGCTCATCGGCCTGGCTTCGATGCTGTGCGGGTTCTGGGCGATGCGCCATCTACCGTTGTCGCAGGCCATCTCGCTGTCCTACGCCACCCCATTGTTCGTCACCGTGCTGGCGGTGATCTGGCTGCATGAGCAGGTACGGCTGCGGCGCTGGCTGGCGGTGGCGGCGGGCTTTATCGGCGTGCTGGTGATTCTGCGGCCGGGCTCGTCCACATTCACGCCCGGCTTGCTGATTGCGCTGTTGGCTGCGGTGATCAGCGCCGTCGTCGCGATCCAGATCAAGCAGCTCTCGCGCAGCGACGACTCCGACACGGTGGTGTTCTACACCTACGTATTCTGGGTGCCGATGTCGCTGATTCCGGCGCTGTTCCAATGGACCTGGCCGCAGGGCATCGATTGGCTGTGGTTGGTGGCCACCGGTATCTTCGGCACCGCCGGGCAGTTGTTCTGGACGCGCGCGCTCAAGCTGGGCGAAGTCTCCTCATTGCAGCCGATCAGCTTCATGCAACTGCCATTGGTGGCGCTGCTGGCTTGGTGGCTGTTCGGCGAGGCGATCAAACGCCACACCGTGATCGGCGCAGCCATCATCATCGGCGCCAACGTCTACATCGCCCATCGCGAAACCGTACTGGCACGCCGCGCCGCCACGCATGCCCCGGTGGAAGGCGCCAAGCCGGGCGAGTGA
- the murB gene encoding UDP-N-acetylmuramate dehydrogenase: MSDTTQVGWQLSEHAPLRALNTFHVEATARWLLSVHTPEALPQALAAPEIADQPLLVLGSGSNVLLAGDPPGCVLCFENRDTAIIAHHADHAIVRAGAGVNWHALVLYSLQQGLSGLENLALIPGTVGACPIQNIGAYGAQVGDFIHVVEAFDRHHQQFVRLDAAACALGYRDSVFKQQPERYLIVAVEFNLPLLCELRLDYAGIREELASMGAELARAADVAQAVINIRQRKLPDPDVLGNAGSFFKNPLLPNEQIAALQASFTDMPVYPGEHAGLGKLSAAWLIEQCGWKGRREGDAGVSPEHALVLVNYGTASGAQLLDFARRIAESVRERYSVILEPEPRIIGAHW; encoded by the coding sequence ATGAGCGATACGACGCAGGTCGGCTGGCAGTTGAGCGAGCATGCGCCCCTGCGCGCGCTCAACACCTTCCATGTCGAAGCCACGGCGCGCTGGTTGCTCAGCGTCCACACGCCCGAGGCGTTGCCGCAGGCACTGGCCGCGCCCGAGATTGCGGATCAGCCGCTGCTGGTGCTGGGAAGCGGCAGCAATGTCTTGCTGGCTGGCGACCCGCCCGGCTGCGTGCTGTGTTTCGAGAACCGCGACACCGCCATCATCGCGCACCATGCCGACCACGCCATCGTGCGTGCCGGCGCCGGCGTGAACTGGCATGCGCTGGTGCTGTATTCGCTGCAACAGGGGCTCTCAGGTCTGGAAAATCTGGCCTTGATCCCGGGCACTGTCGGCGCCTGTCCAATCCAGAACATCGGTGCGTACGGCGCGCAGGTGGGCGACTTCATCCACGTGGTGGAAGCCTTCGATCGGCATCACCAGCAGTTCGTGCGGCTGGATGCGGCCGCCTGCGCGCTCGGTTATCGCGACAGCGTGTTCAAGCAGCAGCCCGAACGTTATTTGATCGTGGCAGTGGAATTCAATCTGCCACTGCTGTGCGAATTGCGGCTGGACTACGCTGGCATCCGCGAGGAACTGGCAAGCATGGGCGCCGAATTGGCACGTGCGGCCGACGTGGCGCAGGCGGTGATCAATATCCGCCAGCGTAAATTGCCGGACCCGGACGTGCTCGGCAATGCCGGGAGCTTCTTCAAGAACCCGCTGCTGCCGAACGAGCAGATCGCCGCGTTGCAGGCCAGCTTTACCGACATGCCGGTGTACCCGGGCGAGCACGCAGGCCTGGGTAAATTGTCGGCTGCCTGGCTGATCGAGCAATGCGGCTGGAAAGGCAGGCGCGAGGGCGACGCCGGCGTGTCGCCGGAACATGCGCTGGTACTGGTCAATTACGGCACCGCCAGCGGCGCGCAGCTGCTGGATTTCGCGCGACGCATCGCCGAATCGGTGCGCGAGCGCTATTCGGTAATCCTGGAACCGGAACCGCGCATCATCGGGGCGCATTGGTGA
- a CDS encoding quinone-dependent dihydroorotate dehydrogenase: MYSLARPLLFSLDAERAHALALRSIDTAYRTGTTSLLSTRPVPLPTPAFGLMFPNPVGLGAGLDKNGEHIDALLALGFGFVEIGTVTPRAQDGNPKPRMFRLPEYQAVINRMGFNNLGVDALVANVQRARRRGGLLGINIGKNKDTPNEEATSDYRYCMERVYPLADYITVNISSPNTAGLRELQEEQSLRRLISDLRETQEALGAQHGKRVPMLVKVAPDLNDRDIDAAARVLADLAVDGVIATNTTVTRPLIANHPLAAEAGGLSGAPLLGQSTLVLRRLRARLPESIPLIGVGGINSGADAVAKMAAGASLVQCYSGLVYRGPQLVGECVNAIRRRREAPSGGAVAPL, encoded by the coding sequence ATGTATTCGCTTGCTCGCCCCTTGCTGTTTTCCCTTGATGCCGAGCGCGCCCACGCGCTGGCGTTGCGCTCGATCGACACTGCCTACCGCACCGGCACCACGTCGCTGCTGAGCACGCGCCCGGTGCCGCTGCCCACGCCGGCGTTCGGCTTGATGTTCCCCAACCCGGTCGGGCTGGGTGCCGGGCTGGACAAGAACGGCGAACATATCGATGCGTTGCTTGCGCTGGGCTTCGGCTTTGTCGAAATCGGCACGGTGACGCCGCGCGCGCAGGACGGCAATCCGAAACCGCGCATGTTCCGCTTGCCCGAATACCAGGCGGTGATCAACCGCATGGGCTTCAACAATCTGGGCGTGGATGCGCTGGTGGCCAATGTGCAGCGCGCGCGCCGTCGTGGCGGGCTGCTCGGCATCAACATCGGCAAGAACAAGGACACGCCCAACGAAGAGGCCACCAGCGACTACCGCTACTGCATGGAGCGCGTGTATCCGCTGGCCGACTACATCACGGTCAACATCTCCTCGCCCAACACCGCGGGGTTGCGCGAGTTGCAGGAAGAACAATCGCTGCGCCGCCTGATTTCCGACTTGCGCGAAACCCAGGAAGCGTTGGGCGCACAGCACGGCAAGCGCGTGCCGATGCTGGTGAAGGTGGCACCGGACCTCAACGACCGCGACATCGATGCCGCCGCACGCGTACTGGCCGATCTGGCAGTGGATGGCGTGATCGCCACCAACACCACGGTGACGCGCCCCCTGATCGCCAATCATCCGTTGGCTGCCGAAGCAGGCGGTCTGTCCGGTGCGCCGCTGCTGGGCCAATCCACCCTGGTGCTGCGGCGTTTGCGCGCGCGCCTGCCCGAATCGATTCCGTTGATCGGCGTGGGCGGTATCAATTCCGGCGCGGATGCGGTGGCCAAGATGGCGGCCGGTGCGAGCCTGGTGCAGTGCTATAGCGGCTTGGTGTACCGCGGCCCGCAGCTCGTCGGCGAATGCGTCAATGCAATCCGCCGACGCCGCGAAGCACCGAGCGGTGGCGCGGTGGCGCCCTTATGA
- a CDS encoding class I SAM-dependent methyltransferase, whose amino-acid sequence MAAPSSAQRFNDRVAAYVRYRPSYPPQLLRWLHEELGVTPATTVADIGAGTGISSRLFLEAGYAVTAVEPNPAMREAALHWLAEFPKFQAIDGTAEATGLAGASVGMVSAAQAFHWFDMQAVRSEWARILQPGGLAVVYWNSRELESTAFLRGYEQLLLDYGTDYSAVAERYQDDATMQAWFGEGFRATARFPNVQRLDFDGLRGRLLSSSYAPLAQDPRHAPMLTALRTLFDAHAHDGLIDFQYQTRVFAGRLN is encoded by the coding sequence CGGCCGAGTTATCCACCGCAGTTGCTGCGCTGGCTGCATGAAGAGCTGGGCGTGACGCCAGCGACGACGGTCGCCGATATCGGCGCCGGCACCGGCATTTCCAGTCGCCTGTTTCTGGAAGCCGGGTATGCGGTCACCGCGGTAGAACCCAACCCGGCCATGCGCGAAGCCGCGCTGCATTGGCTGGCGGAATTCCCCAAGTTTCAGGCCATCGACGGCACCGCCGAAGCCACCGGACTGGCCGGTGCCAGCGTCGGCATGGTGTCTGCCGCGCAGGCATTCCACTGGTTCGACATGCAGGCCGTGCGCAGCGAATGGGCGCGCATCCTGCAACCCGGCGGGCTGGCAGTGGTGTACTGGAACTCGCGCGAACTGGAGAGCACCGCCTTCCTGCGCGGCTACGAGCAACTGCTGCTGGATTACGGCACCGACTATTCCGCAGTGGCCGAGCGTTATCAGGACGATGCCACCATGCAGGCATGGTTCGGCGAGGGCTTCCGCGCGACGGCACGCTTCCCCAATGTGCAGCGGCTGGACTTCGATGGCTTACGCGGCCGCCTGCTGTCGTCTTCGTATGCCCCGCTTGCGCAAGATCCACGTCATGCCCCGATGCTCACCGCGCTGCGTACGCTGTTCGATGCCCATGCGCACGATGGGCTGATCGACTTCCAATACCAAACCCGCGTTTTCGCCGGGAGATTGAACTGA